In the genome of Massilia sp. PAMC28688, one region contains:
- the proC gene encoding pyrroline-5-carboxylate reductase — protein MKIAFIGGGNMAAALIAGLAGKLTKGEDIHVVDPNPEALDRLRLQYAVTIAPAIGDALALADVIVLAVKPQNMREVAAALLPRLGAAQPLILSIAAGIRGADLARWLGGYSAIVRTMPNTPALIGKGITGMVAMAGVSAPQKMAADDIMKAVGTTLWLDDEAQIDPVTAVSGSGPAYVFYFIEAMQQAALELGLSEAQGRELALATFTGAAQLAAQSEDPVPLLREKVTSKGGTTYAAITSMEQAGVKDKIVAAVKAAAARGRELGDELGHA, from the coding sequence ATGAAAATTGCGTTTATCGGCGGCGGGAACATGGCAGCGGCCTTGATTGCGGGCCTGGCCGGCAAGCTCACCAAGGGTGAGGACATCCATGTAGTTGATCCCAATCCCGAAGCGCTCGATCGCCTGCGCCTGCAGTATGCGGTGACGATTGCGCCGGCCATTGGTGATGCGCTGGCACTGGCCGACGTGATTGTGCTGGCGGTCAAACCGCAGAACATGCGCGAGGTGGCGGCGGCGCTGCTGCCGCGCCTGGGCGCCGCGCAGCCGCTGATCCTGTCGATTGCGGCGGGCATCCGCGGGGCCGACCTGGCGCGCTGGCTGGGCGGCTACAGCGCGATCGTGCGCACCATGCCCAATACGCCGGCGCTGATCGGCAAGGGCATCACGGGCATGGTCGCCATGGCGGGCGTGAGCGCGCCGCAAAAAATGGCGGCCGACGACATCATGAAGGCGGTGGGCACCACGCTGTGGCTGGACGACGAAGCGCAGATTGATCCCGTTACGGCGGTGTCGGGCAGCGGCCCGGCCTATGTGTTTTACTTCATTGAAGCGATGCAGCAGGCCGCGCTGGAACTGGGCCTGTCGGAAGCGCAGGGCAGGGAGCTGGCGCTGGCCACCTTTACCGGCGCGGCGCAGCTGGCGGCGCAGTCGGAAGACCCGGTGCCGCTGCTGCGGGAGAAGGTCACGTCCAAGGGCGGCACCACTTACGCGGCCATCACCAGCATGGAGCAGGCCGGGGTCAAGGACAAGATCGTCGCGGCAGTCAAGGCGGCAGCTGCGCGCGGGCGCGAGCTGGGTGATGAGCTGGGGCATGCCTGA
- a CDS encoding YggS family pyridoxal phosphate-dependent enzyme, translated as MSTIAQNLQAVDASILAAASAAGRAREAIGLLAVSKTFPPEAVLEAIAAGQHAFGENYLQEALDKMTAVSRAVPAQEIAWHFIGPIQSNKTRPIAQHFDWVHTVERLKIAQRLSEQRPEDKAPLNICLQVNISGEASKSGAAPEELEALAQAVAQLPRLRLRGLMAIPEPETEFDRQRAAFHRLRNLFEGLNAKGMEMDTLSMGMSSDLQAAIAEGATIVRVGSAIFGSRHYE; from the coding sequence ATGTCCACAATCGCCCAGAACTTGCAAGCTGTCGATGCGAGTATTCTTGCCGCTGCGAGCGCTGCGGGACGGGCCCGCGAAGCGATTGGCTTGCTCGCCGTTTCCAAAACATTCCCGCCAGAAGCGGTGCTGGAAGCAATTGCCGCCGGCCAGCATGCCTTCGGCGAAAATTACTTGCAAGAAGCGCTAGACAAAATGACTGCGGTTTCGCGCGCCGTGCCGGCCCAGGAAATCGCGTGGCATTTCATCGGCCCCATACAGAGCAACAAGACGCGGCCCATCGCGCAGCATTTTGACTGGGTGCACACGGTCGAGCGCCTGAAAATTGCGCAGCGCTTGTCCGAGCAAAGGCCGGAAGACAAGGCGCCGCTCAACATTTGCCTGCAAGTTAACATCAGTGGTGAAGCTAGCAAGAGCGGTGCGGCACCAGAAGAATTGGAAGCGTTGGCCCAGGCTGTGGCACAGCTACCACGGTTGCGCCTGCGCGGCCTGATGGCGATCCCGGAGCCGGAAACGGAATTTGACCGGCAGCGTGCCGCGTTTCATCGGCTGCGGAATTTGTTCGAAGGACTCAACGCGAAAGGCATGGAGATGGACACGCTGTCGATGGGCATGTCGTCCGACCTGCAGGCCGCAATCGCAGAAGGCGCCACCATTGTGCGCGTGGGCAGCGCCATCTTCGGCTCGCGCCATTACGAATAA
- a CDS encoding type IV pilus twitching motility protein PilT — protein sequence MDISELLAFSVKNKASDLHLSSGLPPMIRVHGDVRRINLPPLEHKDVHGMIYDIMNDGQRKAYEEMLEVDFSFAIPGLARFRVNAFNQERGAAAVLRTIPSKILSLEDLNAPKIFAELAMRPRGLVLVTGPTGSGKSTTLAAMVNHLNENEYGHILTIEDPIEFVHDSKKCLINQREVGPHTLSFNNALRSALREDPDCILVGELRDLETIRLALSAAETGHLVFGTLHTSSAAKTIDRIVDVFPADEKEMVRAMLSESLQAVISQTLLKTKDGGGRVAAHEIMIGTPAIRNLIREAKIAQMYSAIQTGSNVGMQTLDQNLTDLVRRNVISSAAARNAAKIPDNFPG from the coding sequence ATGGACATCTCCGAATTACTCGCATTCTCCGTCAAGAACAAGGCATCCGACCTGCACCTCTCATCCGGCCTGCCGCCGATGATCCGCGTGCACGGCGACGTGCGCCGCATCAACCTGCCGCCGCTCGAGCACAAGGACGTGCACGGCATGATCTATGACATCATGAACGACGGCCAGCGCAAGGCGTACGAAGAAATGCTGGAGGTGGACTTTTCGTTCGCCATTCCCGGCCTGGCGCGCTTTCGCGTCAATGCCTTTAACCAGGAGCGTGGCGCCGCTGCCGTGCTGCGTACCATTCCTTCCAAGATCCTGAGTCTGGAAGACCTGAACGCGCCCAAGATTTTTGCGGAACTGGCGATGCGTCCGCGCGGCCTGGTGCTGGTGACCGGCCCGACCGGCTCCGGCAAGTCGACCACCTTGGCGGCCATGGTAAACCACCTGAACGAAAACGAGTATGGCCATATCCTGACCATTGAAGACCCGATCGAATTCGTGCACGACTCCAAGAAATGCCTGATCAACCAGCGCGAAGTGGGGCCGCACACGCTGTCGTTCAACAATGCGCTGCGCTCGGCGCTGCGCGAAGATCCGGACTGCATCCTGGTGGGCGAATTGCGCGACCTGGAAACCATCCGCCTGGCCCTGTCGGCCGCCGAAACGGGTCACCTGGTGTTCGGCACGCTGCACACCTCGTCGGCCGCCAAGACCATCGACCGTATCGTCGACGTGTTCCCGGCCGATGAAAAGGAGATGGTGCGCGCGATGCTGTCCGAATCACTGCAGGCCGTCATTTCACAGACCCTGCTCAAGACCAAGGATGGCGGCGGGCGGGTGGCGGCGCACGAGATCATGATCGGCACCCCGGCAATCCGCAACCTGATTCGCGAAGCGAAGATCGCCCAGATGTATTCGGCCATCCAGACCGGCAGCAACGTGGGCATGCAGACGCTCGACCAGAACCTCACCGACCTGGTACGCCGCAACGTGATTTCTTCGGCTGCAGCACGCAATGCGGCGAAAATCCCAGACAACTTCCCAGGCTAA
- a CDS encoding PilT/PilU family type 4a pilus ATPase translates to MERDQASKFMFDLLRLMTSKGGSDLFITAGFPPAIKIDGKMTPVSSQALTPSHTADLARSIMNDKQTAGFELSKEANFAISPGDLGRFRVSAFVQMSCVGMVLRTITTTIPRLDDLGLPEVLKDVVMTKRGLVIMVGATGSGKSTTLAAMVGYRNENSYGHIITIEDPVEYVHPHRNCVITQREVGVDTETFEAALKNSLRQAPDVIQIGEIRDRETMEHAIAFAETGHLCLATLHANSANQALDRIINFFPEERRQQLLMDLSLNLKGLISQRLIPMKETKGRCVAIEIMLNSPLISDLIFKGNVHEIKEIMKKSRELGMQTFDQALFDLYENDLISYEDALRNADSVNDLRLAIKLKGKDAKNRDLSAGTEHLGIV, encoded by the coding sequence ATGGAACGCGACCAGGCTTCAAAATTCATGTTCGACTTGCTGCGCTTGATGACCAGCAAGGGCGGATCCGACCTGTTCATCACCGCCGGCTTCCCGCCCGCAATCAAGATCGACGGCAAGATGACACCGGTGTCGAGCCAGGCGCTGACGCCCTCGCACACCGCCGACCTGGCCCGTTCGATCATGAACGACAAGCAGACGGCCGGCTTTGAGCTGTCCAAGGAAGCCAACTTCGCCATCAGCCCGGGCGACCTGGGACGCTTCCGCGTTTCGGCCTTCGTGCAGATGAGCTGCGTCGGCATGGTACTGCGGACCATCACCACCACCATTCCCCGTCTGGACGACCTGGGCCTGCCGGAAGTGCTCAAGGATGTGGTGATGACCAAGCGCGGCCTGGTGATCATGGTGGGCGCGACCGGCTCCGGCAAATCGACCACGCTGGCGGCCATGGTTGGCTACCGCAACGAAAACAGCTACGGCCACATCATCACCATTGAAGACCCGGTGGAATATGTTCACCCGCACCGCAACTGCGTGATCACCCAGCGCGAAGTGGGCGTGGATACGGAAACGTTTGAAGCGGCGCTGAAAAACTCGCTGCGCCAGGCGCCGGACGTGATCCAGATCGGCGAGATCCGCGACCGCGAAACCATGGAGCACGCCATCGCGTTTGCGGAAACCGGCCACCTGTGCCTGGCCACGCTGCACGCCAACAGCGCCAACCAGGCGCTCGACCGCATCATCAACTTCTTCCCCGAAGAGCGCCGCCAGCAGCTGCTGATGGACCTGTCGCTGAACCTGAAGGGACTGATCTCGCAGCGCCTGATCCCGATGAAGGAAACCAAGGGTCGCTGCGTGGCGATCGAGATCATGTTAAATTCTCCCCTGATCTCGGACCTGATCTTCAAGGGCAATGTCCATGAAATCAAGGAGATCATGAAGAAGTCGCGCGAGCTGGGCATGCAAACCTTCGACCAGGCGCTGTTCGACCTGTACGAAAATGACCTGATCAGCTACGAAGACGCACTGCGCAACGCCGACTCGGTCAACGACCTGCGCCTGGCGATCAAACTCAAGGGCAAGGACGCAAAGAACCGCGACCTGTCGGCAGGCACTGAACACCTGGGGATTGTGTGA
- a CDS encoding glutathione peroxidase, whose translation MSTFDFTAQDIAGSTVDLSKYKGKVLLIVNTASDCGFTPQYKGLEKVYEQFKDKGAVVLGFPCNQFGGQEPKGEAEIGAFCEKNFGVTFPLFSKVDVNGAGAHPLFQHLKKEAPGLLGTQAIKWNFTKFLIKKDGSVYKRYSPQTSPEELVGDIEKLLAE comes from the coding sequence ATGAGTACATTCGATTTTACGGCGCAGGATATTGCCGGTTCTACCGTGGACCTGTCCAAATACAAGGGCAAGGTGCTCCTGATCGTCAACACGGCGAGCGACTGCGGCTTTACCCCGCAGTACAAGGGTTTGGAAAAGGTGTACGAGCAGTTCAAGGACAAGGGCGCGGTGGTGCTGGGCTTTCCCTGCAATCAGTTCGGCGGCCAGGAACCGAAGGGCGAAGCGGAAATCGGCGCGTTCTGTGAAAAGAACTTCGGCGTCACCTTCCCCCTGTTTTCAAAGGTGGATGTCAATGGCGCCGGCGCCCATCCCCTGTTCCAGCACCTGAAAAAAGAAGCGCCTGGCTTGCTGGGCACCCAGGCCATCAAGTGGAACTTCACCAAATTCCTGATCAAGAAGGATGGCAGCGTGTACAAGCGCTATTCGCCGCAGACTTCGCCTGAGGAACTGGTGGGCGACATCGAAAAACTGCTGGCCGAATAG
- a CDS encoding SIR2 family protein: protein MKDDANPGLKPGCAPESESASIPIDPVLIERFAHGNGTVFVGAGISLGARLPSWAKLMDPLRNDLRNEVGAGASYLDIAELYETKHSRGVLIQYLKDKLGDVRFQLTQTHELIVSLPVQRIYTTNFDNLLEQAARKRQINRNVIVNASHIGLSDTSTLSIVKLHGDLEDADSLVISARDYYSYFSRNPAVADLLKVELQTHTVLFLGYSFSDPNFGMILGKVAAQSGSVRPLLYSVQLRPKPLAVQALRARGVNVIAIDAAPGSSEAEEAIEHWLRCFRKALIRYDRRKTSGPPAMDAMRCRFPVPQFPHTTFHANARRRIEAGLQSDFRVLVVKGEAGVGKTMLVTEAISDYMQATGVISISDAFEQVIWVACDDQQGADHHVLERILDSIAIALDAFAITDAHDIPPLETGERREAERGRVVRNAEHGSAQRRLKHKRIRVNQLLQEHKVIVVLEDLNPDATEVKAWLENAGPYANPKSRVVVTSRDAAVTGFVVEVERLNQKDAVEMVRECASGMMLRRQIPDGIDHLAPVLASETRGNPQAIRMAVGLINGTGDAEAASIASNPELQPTAMKDIERLFAFYAERAWEHLDDDARAILSAMLAFPAMVAVPSRLLRKAAGLDDTAFRQGATMAGLFGLLERDVANDTFDMQRIPRDCMRRRVARIGNLDAAEGRLADHLLGFLGDENVLCRPEITDRYWNTLVRPEMAKVDPYWPIINHVMRRAVENGNVAQFVVLLAHYMDSRFLNAERLEFLGHALAELEHKDPLMVATLRIDALAWTYLEEGLYKEAQGEIATGLRLLGSEPAHDLRALAHAWTARLKCGDSHSLVEAMESLRAAREHALKVDTKYWISMRVEMMAGDVQMMQHNAQCARKHYQDAESLMQRYGGEGNSYQTAPRMGFALLELGEYAEAERLFRMLAENAPVATGRLYGEYGLALIAARGEATQEAVRHLRTIHRDIARRGSGNVLMVLANSLYQRILANSPAVG from the coding sequence CGAGGCGTGCTGATTCAGTATTTGAAGGACAAGCTGGGCGATGTCCGGTTTCAGCTGACCCAGACCCACGAACTGATTGTCAGCTTGCCGGTGCAGCGGATCTATACGACCAATTTCGACAATCTATTGGAACAGGCTGCGCGCAAGCGCCAGATTAATCGAAACGTGATCGTCAACGCGTCGCACATCGGCCTGTCCGATACATCGACACTGTCCATCGTCAAGCTGCATGGTGACCTCGAGGATGCAGATTCGCTCGTCATCAGTGCGCGCGATTATTACAGTTACTTCAGCCGCAACCCGGCGGTGGCCGATCTACTCAAAGTTGAGCTACAGACTCACACGGTACTTTTCCTCGGCTACAGCTTCAGCGACCCGAACTTTGGCATGATCCTCGGTAAAGTGGCAGCGCAGTCTGGATCAGTCCGGCCCTTGCTGTACAGCGTACAGTTGCGGCCAAAGCCCCTCGCCGTTCAGGCGTTACGCGCACGCGGTGTCAATGTTATTGCAATCGATGCTGCCCCCGGCAGCAGCGAGGCTGAGGAGGCGATTGAACATTGGCTGCGTTGCTTCAGGAAAGCCTTGATCCGTTACGACAGGCGCAAAACGTCCGGACCACCTGCGATGGATGCAATGCGCTGCCGCTTCCCGGTTCCCCAGTTTCCTCACACGACTTTTCACGCCAATGCGCGCAGGCGCATTGAAGCAGGCCTGCAGTCGGATTTTCGCGTGCTGGTAGTGAAAGGCGAGGCTGGTGTCGGCAAGACCATGTTGGTCACAGAAGCCATTTCGGACTACATGCAGGCTACCGGTGTGATCTCCATCTCGGACGCGTTCGAGCAAGTGATCTGGGTAGCCTGCGACGATCAGCAAGGCGCGGACCATCATGTACTTGAACGCATACTCGACAGCATCGCTATCGCTCTTGATGCGTTTGCCATTACCGATGCACACGACATCCCTCCCCTTGAAACGGGTGAGCGACGTGAGGCCGAACGGGGCCGTGTCGTGCGCAATGCCGAGCACGGTTCGGCGCAGCGCAGGCTGAAGCACAAGCGCATCCGGGTCAACCAGCTGCTGCAGGAACACAAGGTCATCGTCGTGCTGGAAGACCTGAACCCGGATGCCACGGAAGTGAAGGCATGGCTGGAAAATGCCGGGCCCTATGCCAATCCCAAGAGCAGGGTGGTGGTGACTTCGCGCGATGCAGCGGTGACCGGGTTCGTGGTCGAGGTGGAACGGTTAAACCAGAAAGACGCGGTTGAAATGGTGCGCGAATGCGCCAGCGGCATGATGCTGCGCCGCCAGATACCGGATGGGATTGACCACCTCGCGCCGGTGTTGGCCAGCGAAACGCGGGGGAACCCACAGGCGATCCGGATGGCCGTCGGGCTGATTAATGGCACCGGTGACGCCGAGGCGGCCAGCATCGCATCGAACCCTGAGCTACAACCCACCGCCATGAAAGACATTGAACGACTGTTTGCCTTTTACGCGGAGCGTGCATGGGAACACCTCGACGATGATGCGCGCGCAATCCTGAGCGCCATGCTCGCATTCCCTGCAATGGTGGCTGTGCCGTCCAGGCTGTTGCGTAAGGCCGCCGGGCTGGACGATACAGCTTTTCGTCAAGGGGCAACGATGGCCGGTTTGTTCGGCCTGCTGGAACGGGATGTGGCGAACGACACATTCGATATGCAGCGGATACCACGCGACTGCATGAGGAGACGCGTCGCCCGGATTGGCAACCTGGATGCCGCCGAGGGCCGGCTTGCCGATCACTTGCTCGGCTTCCTCGGCGATGAGAACGTCTTGTGCAGGCCGGAAATTACGGATCGTTATTGGAACACCCTGGTGCGCCCCGAAATGGCCAAGGTAGACCCGTACTGGCCAATTATCAACCATGTCATGAGACGCGCTGTTGAAAACGGTAACGTGGCGCAGTTCGTCGTCCTGCTCGCGCACTACATGGACAGCCGCTTTCTCAATGCGGAGCGGCTCGAATTCCTCGGTCACGCACTTGCCGAACTCGAGCATAAAGATCCATTGATGGTGGCCACGCTGCGTATCGATGCGCTTGCCTGGACTTATCTCGAAGAGGGCCTGTACAAGGAAGCACAAGGGGAAATTGCAACGGGACTTCGCCTGCTTGGTTCGGAGCCGGCGCACGATCTGCGCGCGCTGGCCCATGCATGGACAGCCCGCCTCAAATGTGGCGATTCGCATAGCCTGGTAGAGGCAATGGAAAGCCTGAGAGCAGCACGTGAACATGCCCTGAAAGTCGACACCAAGTACTGGATCAGCATGCGCGTTGAGATGATGGCAGGCGATGTCCAGATGATGCAGCATAACGCGCAATGCGCGAGGAAGCATTACCAGGATGCCGAGAGCCTGATGCAGCGTTATGGCGGCGAAGGAAATAGTTATCAGACCGCGCCACGCATGGGCTTTGCCCTGCTGGAACTTGGAGAATATGCCGAAGCTGAGCGTCTATTCCGCATGCTGGCAGAAAATGCCCCGGTCGCCACAGGGCGCCTGTACGGCGAATACGGACTGGCGCTGATTGCGGCGCGCGGGGAGGCCACGCAGGAAGCGGTCCGCCATTTACGGACCATCCACAGGGACATCGCTCGGCGCGGAAGCGGAAACGTCCTGATGGTGCTGGCAAACAGTCTATACCAGCGCATCCTGGCGAACAGTCCAGCCGTCGGGTAG